One part of the Oceanivirga salmonicida genome encodes these proteins:
- a CDS encoding phosphoribosyltransferase, with the protein MKYHIEEMISEKSISDKVLEIAEKINEEFKGKDILVIGLLRGSLMFLADLSRKLDNVIEIDFMSVSRYGSSMKTSGEIKILKDLDVCIEGKNVVFVEDIIDVSYK; encoded by the coding sequence ATGAAATATCATATTGAAGAAATGATATCAGAGAAAAGTATATCTGATAAAGTATTAGAAATTGCTGAAAAAATAAATGAAGAATTTAAGGGAAAAGATATTTTGGTAATAGGTCTTTTAAGAGGTTCTTTAATGTTTTTAGCAGATTTATCAAGAAAATTAGACAATGTAATAGAAATAGACTTTATGTCAGTTTCAAGATATGGGAGCAGTATGAAAACTAGTGGAGAAATTAAAATTTTAAAAGATTTAGATGTTTGTATTGAAGGAAAGAATGTAGTTTTTGTTGAAGATATAATTGATGTATCTTATAAA